From the genome of Cedecea lapagei, one region includes:
- the nagB gene encoding glucosamine-6-phosphate deaminase encodes MRLIPLATPAQVGKWAARHIVNRINAFKPTADRPFVLGLPTGGTPLEAYKALVEMHKAGQVSFKNVVTFNMDEYVGLPKEHPESYYTFMHRNFFDHVDIPAENINLLNGNAEDVDAECRRYEEKIRSYGKIHLFMGGVGNDGHIAFNEPASSLASRTRIKTLTHDTRVANSRFFGGDVTQVPKYALTVGVGTLLDAEEVMILVLGGVKAQALQAAVEGNVNHMWTITCLQLHPKAVIVCDEPSTMELKVKTLKYFNELEAENIKGL; translated from the coding sequence ATGAGACTGATTCCCCTGGCTACCCCGGCACAAGTCGGCAAATGGGCAGCTCGCCATATTGTAAACCGCATTAATGCATTTAAACCGACCGCAGACCGTCCTTTCGTTCTGGGTCTGCCTACCGGCGGTACGCCGCTGGAAGCTTACAAGGCTTTGGTTGAGATGCATAAAGCAGGCCAGGTTAGTTTTAAGAACGTCGTCACATTCAACATGGATGAGTACGTCGGCCTGCCGAAAGAACATCCGGAAAGCTATTATACTTTCATGCACCGCAACTTCTTTGATCATGTTGATATCCCAGCAGAAAACATTAACCTGCTGAACGGCAACGCGGAAGATGTTGATGCCGAATGCCGCCGCTACGAAGAAAAAATTCGCTCCTACGGCAAAATCCACCTGTTTATGGGCGGCGTTGGCAACGACGGTCACATCGCATTTAACGAACCCGCCTCTTCTCTGGCATCCCGCACTCGTATTAAAACGCTGACTCATGACACTCGCGTGGCAAACTCTCGCTTCTTCGGCGGCGATGTCACTCAGGTGCCAAAATATGCGCTGACCGTCGGCGTGGGTACGCTTCTGGATGCAGAAGAAGTGATGATTCTGGTGCTGGGTGGCGTAAAAGCCCAGGCGCTTCAGGCGGCCGTTGAAGGCAACGTTAACCACATGTGGACCATCACCTGTCTGCAGCTGCATCCGAAGGCGGTCATCGTTTGTGATGAGCCGTCCACGATGGAGCTGAAAGTGAAAACGTTGAAATATTTCAACGAGCTGGAA